The Streptomyces laurentii genome contains a region encoding:
- a CDS encoding rOK family transcriptional regulator (FGGY family of carbohydrate kinases, N-terminal domain; cl09121;~ROK family transcriptional regulator [Amycolatopsis mediterranei U32];~Transcriptional regulator/sugar kinase [Transcription / Carbohydrate transportand metabolism]; COG1940;~identified by MetaGeneAnnotator; putative): MLYVAPVFRHHAQPLVSAPAETAVLALLLAEGPLSRVELARRTGLSSTAVTKAARPLIDDGYLYELPPERTAPGAGRPVNPLAVAADREYFIGVKISADQVFGAVCDLRAGIRATALRSLSECTPEAVVALVAGLVDELLDAGPSFRDRTRHLGVAVNGDVDRDSGTLRRSGLLGWRDVPIAELLSAATGLTVTVENDVRALTVAEHWFGEGIGTGYFALVTIGSGIGSALVVNGHLLRGAYGVAGEVGHICVDPSGPRCRCGARGCVEGIASTDVILAEARELTADPDLTLEKVVGMARDGHPELVERFARAGRAIGVGIATLVNVVGPERVVVSGEGADAYDLLGRHIQDAYAAHVFGAASRCPLSLRPLPWEEWARGGAAVAIQALFPQPPATATIGAG, translated from the coding sequence TTGCTCTATGTTGCACCCGTGTTTCGACATCACGCCCAGCCTCTGGTCAGTGCACCTGCCGAGACTGCGGTCCTCGCCCTGCTCCTTGCGGAGGGACCGCTCAGCAGAGTGGAACTGGCCCGCCGCACCGGGCTCTCCTCGACGGCCGTCACCAAGGCGGCCCGCCCGCTCATCGACGACGGGTACCTGTACGAACTCCCACCGGAGCGCACCGCACCCGGGGCGGGCCGGCCGGTCAACCCGCTTGCGGTGGCTGCCGACAGGGAGTACTTCATCGGAGTGAAGATCAGCGCCGACCAGGTCTTCGGCGCCGTCTGCGACCTGCGGGCCGGCATCCGGGCCACAGCACTCCGCTCATTGAGCGAGTGCACGCCCGAGGCCGTCGTCGCCCTTGTCGCCGGGCTGGTCGACGAACTGCTCGACGCCGGCCCCTCGTTCCGGGACCGCACCCGCCACCTCGGCGTCGCGGTGAACGGGGACGTGGACCGCGACAGCGGCACGCTCCGCCGCTCCGGCCTCCTCGGCTGGCGCGACGTTCCGATCGCCGAACTGCTCTCCGCCGCCACCGGGTTGACGGTCACCGTCGAGAACGACGTCCGGGCCCTGACCGTCGCCGAGCACTGGTTCGGCGAAGGCATCGGCACCGGCTACTTCGCGCTGGTCACCATCGGATCGGGCATAGGCTCCGCCCTCGTCGTCAACGGGCACCTCCTCCGCGGGGCCTACGGTGTCGCGGGCGAGGTCGGGCACATCTGTGTCGACCCGTCCGGGCCGCGTTGCCGGTGCGGCGCGCGCGGCTGCGTCGAGGGGATCGCCTCGACGGACGTGATCCTCGCCGAGGCCCGCGAACTTACCGCCGATCCGGACCTCACGCTGGAGAAGGTCGTCGGCATGGCTCGCGACGGCCACCCCGAGTTGGTGGAGCGGTTCGCACGGGCCGGACGTGCCATCGGCGTCGGCATCGCCACCCTGGTCAACGTCGTCGGCCCGGAACGGGTCGTCGTCAGCGGTGAGGGAGCCGACGCCTACGACCTGCTCGGCCGCCATATCCAGGACGCGTACGCCGCGCACGTCTTCGGCGCCGCGTCCCGCTGTCCGCTGTCGCTGCGACCGCTTCCCTGGGAGGAGTGGGCCCGCGGTGGCGCGGCGGTGGCGATCCAGGCCCTCTTCCCGCAGCCCCCGGCGACCGCCACGATCGGCGCCGGCTGA
- a CDS encoding periplasmic substrate-binding component of ABC-type sugar transport system (identified by MetaGeneAnnotator; putative;~sequence version:1), producing the protein MSARRTELSRRGFLTGSLLVAAGTVLTTACSTDPTGGSASGAKTTLNVWYHAYGEAGTQQAVLRYAKEFTKANPDIAVKVTWVPGDYASKLNATLLTDSAPDVFEIGDFSEAMVRRGQIAALDDVYGSARSDFNANAISSVTVDGKLYGVKEIDDVIMLYYRKSALSKAGITPPRTFDELAAAAKALTTKKQKGLFVGNDGIGDSAGNAVWSNGGDLVTPDGKVAFGSAGALEAITALKRLHDDKSLLLGFTTDWWDPAAFTQGVVPMQWCGLWAMPAIEKELGDDFGVLPWPAFKAGGAPVVRVGGWTNCVNAKGRNLAAAKKFTQWLWVEQSALQRDFAESYGFHVPPRKSVAASAKKLSAGAAKETVGLAEKYGKHNPGTWELAVSSAFNAAAAKIAGGQGDPAALLADAVKKAQREIDKQLGR; encoded by the coding sequence ATGAGCGCACGCAGAACCGAGCTTAGCCGACGCGGGTTCCTCACCGGCTCGCTGCTCGTCGCCGCCGGAACGGTCCTGACGACCGCCTGCAGCACCGACCCCACGGGCGGCTCGGCCTCCGGGGCGAAGACCACCCTCAACGTCTGGTACCACGCCTACGGCGAAGCCGGCACCCAGCAGGCCGTGCTCCGCTATGCCAAGGAATTCACCAAGGCCAACCCGGACATCGCCGTCAAGGTGACATGGGTTCCCGGAGACTACGCGAGCAAGCTCAACGCGACCCTGCTGACGGACTCGGCCCCCGACGTCTTCGAGATCGGCGACTTCAGCGAGGCAATGGTCCGGCGGGGGCAGATCGCCGCGCTCGACGACGTGTACGGCAGCGCCAGAAGCGATTTCAACGCCAACGCCATCAGTTCGGTCACCGTCGACGGCAAGCTCTACGGCGTCAAGGAGATCGACGATGTCATCATGCTCTACTACCGCAAGAGCGCCCTGTCGAAGGCCGGGATCACCCCGCCCAGGACCTTCGACGAGCTCGCCGCCGCGGCGAAGGCCCTGACCACCAAGAAGCAGAAGGGACTCTTCGTCGGCAACGACGGCATCGGCGACAGCGCCGGCAACGCGGTCTGGTCCAACGGTGGTGACCTCGTGACCCCCGACGGCAAGGTGGCGTTCGGGTCTGCCGGGGCACTGGAGGCGATCACCGCCCTGAAGCGCCTGCATGACGACAAGTCGCTGCTGCTCGGCTTCACCACCGACTGGTGGGACCCCGCGGCCTTCACCCAGGGCGTCGTGCCGATGCAGTGGTGCGGCCTGTGGGCGATGCCCGCCATCGAGAAGGAGCTCGGCGACGACTTCGGCGTGCTGCCGTGGCCCGCCTTCAAGGCCGGAGGCGCCCCTGTCGTACGGGTCGGCGGCTGGACCAACTGTGTCAACGCCAAGGGCAGGAACCTGGCGGCGGCGAAGAAGTTCACCCAGTGGCTGTGGGTCGAACAGTCCGCCCTCCAGCGGGACTTCGCCGAGAGCTACGGCTTCCACGTCCCGCCGCGCAAGTCCGTCGCGGCGTCCGCGAAGAAGCTCTCCGCCGGCGCCGCCAAGGAGACCGTGGGCCTGGCCGAAAAGTACGGCAAGCACAACCCGGGAACCTGGGAGCTCGCGGTGAGCAGCGCCTTCAACGCGGCGGCGGCGAAGATAGCCGGCGGGCAGGGCGACCCGGCCGCCCTCCTCGCCGACGCGGTGAAGAAGGCCCAGCGCGAGATCGACAAGCAGCTCGGCCGGTGA
- a CDS encoding sugar ABC transporter permease (Transmembrane subunit (TM) foundin Periplasmic Binding Protein (PBP)-dependent ATP-Binding Cassette (ABC) transporters which generally bind type 2 PBPs. These types of transporters consist of a PBP, two TMs, and two cytoplasmic ABC ATPase subunits, and...; cl00427;~identified by MetaGeneAnnotator; putative;~sugar ABC transporter permease [Amycolatopsis mediterranei U32]), whose amino-acid sequence MTPMNSATATTLKPERAGRPAVIPRGAARAGRTGPGRPRVGRSGWIAFVLLTAPMLIGLGIFKYVAIGWSFLLSLSDARGSIALGKWVGLDNYQTLLSDQAFRSSLLQILLFTAFIVPVTFAASLGLALLVHRIRRGRALLRTTFLIPAAVSYVAAALLWKMSLFNGLPAGIANMIGGWFGAEPVAWLQSTSPPLYWVVLVTLRLWLQVGFYMVLFLAGLQAIPKEVYDAASLDGAAGRRLLTGITLPMLRNTSVAVLMLQFIAAFQAFDEFYNLFNSGLSGTGTAPVQTPLMHLYDTAMGSQNYGLGSAGAFVLTALIVGVTLIQGRLTGFGRSGE is encoded by the coding sequence GTGACACCGATGAACTCGGCGACCGCCACCACGCTGAAGCCCGAGCGCGCCGGGCGCCCCGCGGTCATCCCGCGGGGCGCCGCCCGCGCCGGCCGGACCGGCCCCGGCCGGCCCCGCGTCGGCCGGTCCGGCTGGATCGCGTTCGTGCTGCTCACCGCGCCGATGCTCATCGGGCTCGGCATCTTCAAGTACGTCGCGATCGGCTGGAGTTTCCTCCTCAGTCTCAGCGACGCGCGCGGCTCCATCGCCCTCGGCAAGTGGGTCGGACTCGACAACTACCAGACCCTCCTGTCCGACCAGGCCTTCCGCAGCTCGCTGCTCCAGATCCTGCTCTTCACCGCCTTCATCGTGCCGGTCACCTTCGCCGCCTCCCTGGGGCTCGCGCTGCTCGTGCACCGGATCCGGCGCGGCCGGGCCCTGCTTCGTACCACGTTCCTCATCCCGGCGGCCGTCTCGTACGTCGCCGCCGCTCTGCTGTGGAAGATGTCCCTGTTCAACGGGCTGCCGGCGGGCATCGCCAACATGATCGGCGGATGGTTCGGAGCGGAACCGGTGGCCTGGCTGCAGTCCACCTCGCCACCGCTCTACTGGGTCGTCCTCGTCACGCTGCGCCTGTGGCTCCAGGTCGGCTTCTACATGGTGCTCTTCCTGGCCGGGCTCCAGGCCATCCCCAAGGAGGTGTACGACGCCGCCTCGCTCGACGGCGCCGCCGGCCGGCGACTCCTCACCGGGATCACCCTGCCCATGCTGCGCAACACCTCCGTCGCCGTGCTGATGCTGCAGTTCATCGCCGCCTTCCAGGCATTCGACGAGTTCTACAACCTGTTCAACAGCGGCCTCTCCGGCACCGGAACCGCCCCCGTCCAGACCCCGCTGATGCACCTCTACGACACCGCGATGGGCAGCCAGAATTACGGCCTCGGCTCCGCCGGAGCCTTCGTGCTCACCGCCCTCATCGTCGGAGTGACCCTGATCCAGGGCCGGCTCACCGGCTTCGGCAGGAGCGGAGAATGA
- a CDS encoding sugar ABC transporter permease (ABC-ATPase subunit interface;~ABC-type sugar transport system, permease component[Carbohydrate transport andmetabolism]; COG0395;~Transmembrane subunit (TM) foundin Periplasmic Binding Protein (PBP)-dependent ATP-Binding Cassette (ABC) transporters which generally bind type 2 PBPs. These types of transporters consist of a PBP, two TMs, and two cytoplasmic ABC ATPase subunits, and...; cd06261;~conserved gate region;~dimer interface [polypeptide binding];~identified by MetaGeneAnnotator; putative;~putative PBP binding loops;~sugar ABC transporter permease [Amycolatopsis mediterranei U32]) — MITLPGLSRAARLTIRGLLVGLLTAAFLAPFYLMLRNSLMDSKGLTSPEWTWWPSTMHFENFTALFDDPSVSMGPALGNSLLIAAVTAPVSTLLASAAGYALARIPVPGRGVVLALVVATLMIPSSVTFVPTFVVVGSMGGVNTLWGLLVPGLFNPFAVLLFRNFYLQFPSEIEDAGRLDGLGWLGLYGRVALPSSGAMLASLGALSFIESWNSFLWPLVIGQDPSAWTAQIALSTFLTAQTINLPGLFAGAVVTILPLVVMFLVAQRHIVEGIATSGLKG; from the coding sequence ATGATCACCCTGCCCGGACTGTCCCGCGCCGCGCGCCTCACCATCCGGGGCCTGCTGGTCGGCCTGCTGACCGCGGCCTTCCTCGCGCCCTTCTACCTGATGCTCCGCAACTCCCTTATGGACTCGAAGGGCCTGACCTCGCCCGAGTGGACGTGGTGGCCCTCGACGATGCACTTCGAGAACTTCACCGCCCTGTTCGACGACCCCTCCGTGTCCATGGGCCCGGCCCTCGGCAACTCGCTGCTCATCGCCGCCGTCACCGCGCCGGTGTCCACGCTCCTCGCCTCCGCCGCCGGCTACGCCCTCGCCAGGATCCCGGTCCCGGGGCGCGGGGTGGTGCTCGCCCTGGTGGTGGCCACGCTGATGATTCCGAGCTCGGTCACCTTCGTACCGACGTTCGTCGTGGTCGGCTCCATGGGCGGGGTCAACACGCTGTGGGGCCTGCTCGTGCCCGGCCTCTTCAATCCGTTCGCGGTGCTGCTGTTCCGGAACTTCTATCTGCAGTTCCCGAGCGAGATCGAGGACGCCGGACGCCTCGACGGCCTCGGCTGGCTCGGTCTGTACGGCCGGGTCGCCCTGCCGAGCTCCGGAGCGATGCTCGCCTCGCTCGGCGCGCTGTCCTTCATCGAAAGCTGGAACTCCTTCCTGTGGCCACTGGTCATCGGCCAGGACCCGTCCGCCTGGACCGCTCAGATCGCGCTGTCCACCTTCCTCACCGCGCAGACCATCAACCTGCCCGGCCTGTTCGCCGGCGCGGTCGTCACCATCCTGCCCCTGGTCGTCATGTTCCTCGTCGCCCAGCGCCACATCGTCGAAGGCATCGCCACCAGCGGCCTCAAGGGCTGA
- a CDS encoding glycoside hydrolase family protein (Cellulase (glycosyl hydrolase family 5); pfam00150;~PFAM: glycoside hydrolase family 5; KEGG: hypothetical protein;~Signal predicted by SignalP 3.0 HMM (Signal peptide probability 1.000) with cleavage site probability 0.997 at residue 29;~glycoside hydrolase family protein [Catenulispora acidiphila DSM44928];~identified by MetaGeneAnnotator; putative), whose product MRTARSAPRGLRALFATAALLAVTVPGAHADPAQAAESAPAAETGEQLAASWTAPLSTRGRYVVDANGDRFKLKSGNWAGAQGTWEGSGDVNDPANHQADQKSNNIPLGLDRKPIGQILADFHALGLNSIRLPFANALVHDTTTVPDAAVAANPQLKGKTPLQVMDAVIQALTDDGFAVILNNHTTSYRFCCGLDGNERWNSGQTTRQWIDDWVFLAKRYQTNKRVVGTDLRNEVRRDTWNDANWGWGNDYDLNKALEQAGNEILQANPDLLIVMEGINWQGIPTDLTPHSRPTLTPVATLSNTLIHSDKLVYAAHFYGYTGPNHTGATGTGETTDPRYEDLSPEELVKVINDQALFVTRSGQHFTAPVWISEFGAGGRGDTDTKERDWFRRFTDILVNNDSDFAIWPLVGWTDANGKPQDNWAMVNYTTGGTRLGIMDPGDWRVTDWTKLVNAPAMTGRIAVTPRWNMLNLDYADYNVSATMLAKPDWSSGNRKGNCPDTQRLVGLGRGDSRGLCTDSGQPAKSTGAWTTVTDERYVTNGDWASGYNKLECPRNTFAVGFSVKANAMAALLCAPAAASLPTTNRVAWFDKGDNRPATGGSNASDWAPGYYKGQCADGEYLAGVAYTWKWQHGGVPDAVLCRPLA is encoded by the coding sequence ATGAGAACCGCACGATCCGCACCACGCGGGCTGCGCGCGCTGTTCGCCACCGCGGCGCTGCTCGCCGTCACCGTCCCCGGCGCCCATGCCGATCCGGCGCAGGCCGCCGAATCCGCCCCGGCCGCCGAGACGGGTGAGCAGCTCGCCGCCTCGTGGACCGCGCCGCTCTCCACCCGTGGCCGGTACGTCGTGGACGCCAACGGCGACCGCTTCAAGCTGAAATCCGGTAACTGGGCCGGTGCGCAGGGAACTTGGGAGGGCAGCGGAGACGTCAACGACCCCGCGAACCACCAGGCGGATCAGAAGTCGAACAACATCCCGCTCGGTCTGGACCGCAAGCCCATCGGGCAGATCCTCGCGGACTTCCATGCTCTCGGCCTGAACAGCATCCGGCTCCCGTTCGCCAACGCGCTGGTGCATGACACGACCACGGTCCCCGACGCGGCGGTGGCCGCCAACCCGCAGCTCAAGGGCAAGACCCCGCTGCAGGTGATGGACGCCGTGATCCAGGCACTCACGGACGACGGCTTCGCGGTCATCCTCAACAACCACACCACCAGCTACCGCTTCTGCTGCGGTCTGGACGGCAACGAGCGCTGGAACAGCGGCCAGACCACCCGGCAGTGGATCGACGACTGGGTGTTCCTCGCCAAGCGCTATCAGACCAACAAGCGCGTCGTGGGCACCGACCTGCGCAACGAGGTCCGCCGCGACACCTGGAACGACGCCAACTGGGGCTGGGGCAACGACTACGACCTCAACAAGGCCCTGGAACAGGCAGGCAACGAGATCCTGCAGGCCAACCCGGACCTGCTGATCGTCATGGAGGGCATCAACTGGCAGGGCATACCCACCGACCTGACCCCCCACAGCCGCCCGACGCTCACCCCGGTCGCCACGCTCTCCAACACCCTGATCCACTCGGACAAGCTGGTCTACGCGGCACACTTCTACGGCTACACCGGCCCCAACCACACCGGGGCCACGGGTACGGGAGAGACCACCGACCCGCGCTACGAGGACCTCAGTCCCGAGGAGCTCGTCAAGGTCATCAACGACCAGGCGCTGTTCGTCACCCGGTCCGGCCAGCACTTCACCGCGCCCGTGTGGATCAGCGAGTTCGGCGCAGGCGGCCGCGGTGACACGGACACCAAGGAACGTGACTGGTTCCGCCGCTTCACCGACATCCTGGTGAACAACGACTCCGACTTCGCCATCTGGCCGCTCGTCGGCTGGACCGACGCGAACGGCAAGCCGCAGGACAACTGGGCCATGGTCAACTACACCACCGGCGGCACCCGGCTCGGCATCATGGATCCCGGCGACTGGCGCGTGACCGACTGGACCAAGCTCGTCAACGCGCCCGCCATGACCGGCCGGATCGCCGTGACCCCGCGCTGGAACATGCTCAACCTGGACTACGCCGACTACAACGTCTCCGCCACCATGCTGGCGAAGCCGGACTGGTCATCGGGCAACCGCAAGGGCAACTGCCCCGACACCCAGCGCCTTGTCGGCCTCGGCCGCGGCGACAGCCGCGGTCTGTGCACCGACTCCGGTCAGCCGGCGAAGTCCACCGGCGCGTGGACCACCGTCACCGACGAGCGATACGTGACGAACGGCGACTGGGCTTCCGGCTACAACAAGCTGGAGTGCCCCCGCAACACCTTCGCCGTCGGGTTCAGCGTGAAGGCCAACGCCATGGCCGCCCTCCTGTGCGCCCCCGCGGCGGCCTCCCTGCCCACCACCAACCGAGTGGCCTGGTTCGACAAGGGCGACAACCGCCCCGCCACCGGCGGGTCGAACGCCAGCGACTGGGCGCCCGGCTACTACAAGGGCCAGTGCGCCGACGGCGAGTACCTGGCCGGCGTCGCCTACACCTGGAAGTGGCAGCACGGCGGCGTCCCCGACGCCGTGCTCTGCCGCCCGCTCGCCTGA
- a CDS encoding beta-galactosidase (Beta-galactosidase; cl03154;~Glycosyl hydrolases family 2, sugar binding domain;cl08371;~beta-galactosidase [Streptomyces sp. Mg1];~identified by MetaGeneAnnotator; putative) produces the protein MPRLEIADDGFRLDDRPFRIISGGLHYFRVHPDQWADRLLKARLLGLNTVETYVPWNLHAPRPGEFRLDGGLDLPRFLGLAAAEGLYVLLRPGPYICAEWEGGGLPSWLLAEDGIELRSRDPRFLAAVDGYLAALLPPLKPYLSTDGGPVIAVQLENEYGACGDDTGYLADLAGLLRVHGVDVPLFTCDQPSDLARGGLDGVLRTVNFGSRVEAGLDELRRLQPAGPLMCSEFWIGWFDRWGAVHTTRDAADAAADLDRLLAAGASVNIYMFHGGTNFGFTSGANDKGTYRPTVTSYDYDALLDEAGDPTPKYEAFREVIARYAPVPDEPVPAPGPKLAPAVVELDASAGLFDQPHLFGRPVRADRPQTMEQLGRAFGFVLYETELPAEGPAVLRVGEVRDRAQVFVDGQPVGVLERENHEHALAFVTPRRGARLAVLVENQGRVNYGPGIHDRKGLLGPVRVNGEELADWNSSSLPLDSLDALAVAPAEPLVGPAFHRGSFELDRPADGYLALDGWTKGHAWINGFPLGRYWSRGPQTTLFVPAPALRPGRNEITVLELHATTTRTVELRDRPDLGPAED, from the coding sequence ATGCCCCGACTGGAGATCGCCGATGACGGGTTCCGTCTCGACGACCGGCCGTTCCGCATCATCTCGGGCGGACTGCACTACTTCCGTGTCCACCCGGATCAGTGGGCCGACCGGCTCCTCAAGGCACGCCTGCTGGGGCTCAACACGGTCGAGACCTACGTCCCCTGGAACCTCCACGCCCCCCGGCCCGGTGAATTCCGGCTGGACGGAGGTCTCGACCTGCCCCGCTTCCTCGGTCTCGCCGCCGCCGAGGGCCTGTACGTCCTGCTCCGGCCCGGCCCGTACATCTGCGCCGAATGGGAGGGTGGCGGTCTGCCCTCCTGGCTGCTCGCCGAGGACGGCATCGAACTGCGCAGCCGCGATCCCCGCTTCCTGGCAGCCGTCGACGGCTACCTCGCCGCCCTCCTGCCGCCGCTGAAGCCGTACCTGTCCACCGACGGCGGGCCGGTCATCGCGGTGCAGCTGGAGAACGAGTACGGGGCCTGCGGCGACGACACCGGCTACCTCGCGGACCTCGCCGGCCTGCTGCGCGTCCACGGCGTCGACGTCCCGCTCTTCACCTGTGACCAGCCCTCCGACCTCGCCCGCGGCGGCCTGGACGGAGTCCTGCGCACCGTGAATTTCGGCAGCCGCGTCGAGGCCGGGCTCGACGAGCTGCGCCGGCTCCAGCCGGCCGGACCGCTGATGTGTTCGGAGTTCTGGATCGGCTGGTTCGACCGCTGGGGCGCCGTTCACACCACCCGCGACGCCGCCGACGCGGCGGCCGACCTGGACCGGCTGCTCGCCGCCGGGGCCTCCGTCAACATCTACATGTTCCACGGCGGCACCAACTTCGGCTTCACCAGTGGAGCCAACGACAAGGGCACCTACCGCCCCACCGTGACCTCCTACGACTACGACGCCCTCCTCGACGAGGCCGGCGATCCGACCCCCAAGTACGAGGCCTTCCGAGAGGTCATCGCCCGGTACGCCCCCGTGCCGGACGAGCCGGTTCCGGCACCCGGCCCGAAGCTCGCCCCGGCCGTCGTCGAGCTCGACGCGTCTGCCGGCCTGTTCGACCAGCCCCACCTGTTCGGGCGGCCGGTCCGCGCCGACCGCCCGCAGACCATGGAACAGCTCGGCCGGGCCTTCGGCTTCGTGCTGTACGAGACGGAGCTGCCGGCCGAGGGGCCGGCCGTGCTGCGGGTGGGCGAGGTCCGCGACCGGGCCCAGGTCTTCGTCGACGGGCAGCCCGTCGGTGTACTGGAGCGGGAGAACCACGAGCACGCCCTCGCGTTCGTCACGCCCAGGCGCGGGGCCCGGCTCGCGGTCCTGGTGGAGAACCAGGGCCGGGTCAACTACGGACCCGGCATCCACGACCGCAAGGGCCTGCTCGGCCCGGTCCGCGTCAACGGCGAAGAGCTCGCCGACTGGAACAGCAGCTCGCTTCCGCTGGACAGCCTCGACGCCCTCGCCGTCGCTCCTGCAGAACCTCTGGTCGGCCCGGCCTTCCACCGCGGCTCCTTCGAGCTCGACCGGCCCGCCGACGGCTACCTCGCGCTGGACGGCTGGACCAAGGGCCATGCCTGGATCAATGGCTTCCCGCTCGGCCGGTACTGGTCCCGTGGCCCCCAGACCACCCTGTTCGTCCCCGCACCGGCCCTGCGTCCCGGCCGCAACGAGATCACCGTGCTCGAACTCCACGCCACCACCACCCGCACCGTCGAACTGAGGGACCGGCCCGACCTGGGGCCCGCCGAGGACTGA